The genomic window TCGTCCGTGGCGCCCTCGCCGTTGCGGCGTCGTTCCAAGCGCTCGAGCGCGACCAGCAATCCGCATGACAATGCGGTCATTGCGAAGACCGCCGGAAGTCGCTGCCCGAAGTCGGTCGCGCTGTGAATTCCGACGGCGATCAATCCTAGAGCGAGTCCGAACGTCGCATGCGACGAACTGCGTCGCCCACGGAACATCAACCGCCAGGCGATGGTTCCCAGCGCAGCCAGCAGCACCGCCGCCAGCGCGGCGCCGACCAGACCCGTCTCTTCGAGCCATTGGGCCCAGTCGTTGTCGGCATGCTCGGCGATCGAGGCGGAGACTGCCGAGTCGAACAGGGGAAACACGACGGCATGGGCGTCGAACCCGACGCCCCACAGCGGAAACGCCTGCCAAGCCCGCAGGGCGCCGAGGGTCATTTCCCATCGGCCGAGCGCTTGCTCGCCGTCGCGGAGGGTGGCCATCCGCTCGTAGACGACGTCGAGCGCGGTGAGGGTCAACACGCCGAACACCGCAACCGGGATGACGGCCAGGGCCCAGCCGCGCCAGCTGAGCGCCCCGCGGCGCCACATAAGCGAGCCTGCCGCGACCGTCGCCGCGGCGAGCGAGATCGCCCCGTTGCGGCTCAGCGAGGTCAGGACTGCGATCGCCGTTAATACGAGCCCCGCCACCAGCCAGCCGTGTCGGCGGAGCTCGTTTTGCACGGTCGTCAGCGAAACTCCTGCATCGCCGTTGCGGGAGTTCCGCGCGAGTTGCATCGTCCATAATGCCGCCCCGGCGCCGATCGCCAGATTCATGAATTGGGAGAAGTTGCTGTAGTTGACGAAGCTGCCCGAGGTGACGCGTCCCCCCGGCGAGCCGTAGGCGCCGTAGATTTGGGTCGCCCCGGTGACGATGTGGAGCAGGGCGACGACTCCCTCGGCGACCCCGACCAGGAACATCGCTGCGAGCATCCGCTTGACGGCCGGCTCGCTGCGCAGAGTCGCGGCGATCGCGAACAGCGCGGCCGCGACGGCCAGCAACCGGGCGCGCCGCGCCGTCGCTCCGCGGTTGAGACTCAGCGAGATTTCCGCGGGCGGAGCGGCCACGTCCGCCAACTGCTCGGCGTAAGCCTCAGCGGTCGCGGGGGCGATCGTCGAGACCACGCTCTGCGGCAGCGGGATCGACTGCCACAAGGCGTACGTCGGCAGCAGGGCGACGCCGATCAGGGCGATCCACGCGGCACGGCTGGGAGGGCGCCAGCTGCCTGTTTGCACGGATCGAAACGCCGCCGCCAGTACGGCCGCTGCAACCCCCGCGCTCACGATCAACTCGCTCCAGGCCTCGACTGCTCCGAATGCCGCGGGCATGAAGAGAAGCAGGGCGTATACGATCCCCTCGAACGCCACGTCGACTTGCGACGCGGGGGGGGGCGAGAGGGCGTCGAGTTGGATCCGTCGTCGTGGCATGATGAGAAGGCAGTCCTGGGCGTCCACGCCTAACCCTAATCCCCCAGTCGGCGGCCGGCCAGCACTTGTCGAGGATTATCGTAGGTGAGCCGCCGAGCGTATTCCATGCCGTATCTCGCGGCCAGCAGCTCGCGGGCCTGTTGCATCCGCGGGGGGCGGCGGCGGGAATCGTGGGCGTCGGAGGCGACCAGATCGACCAGTTCCTCGTCGACCAATCGCCATGCTTCGTCACGAGCCTGCCGTCCGAAGTCGCCGACAAGGCTCCCCGCGGTGATCTGCAGCACCGCTCCAGCGTCGAGCCAAGCCGCGATCCTGCGGCGCGAGCCAGCCAGATACCGGTGCCGCTCGGGGTGCGTCATGACAGTCTGAACGCCCCGGGCCGCGAGCTCTTCGATCACCGGCAGCGGCTCGACGAACGTTTCGTGGGGCAGTTCGAGCAACAGATGCCGCCGCTGATCGCCGATCGTCAGCACGGTCCCCTCGTCGATCAGCCGCACGAGGCGTTCGTCGATCCGCACATCGGCCCCCGCGTGCAATCGCAGGGAGATGCCTGCCGCGTCGATCTCGGCCTGCAATGCGGCGAGCGCAGCGCGAATCGCCGGGCCGGAATTGTCAAGTTCATACGGCCCAAGCTGATGGGGCGACGCGACGACGTCGACAACTCCGTCGGCGACCAGCATCCGGCACAAAGCCAGCGACTCGGCGAGATCGGTCGGTCCGTCATCGACCCCCGGCAGAACGTGGCAATGAACGTCGGCGCACGGCTGGGGCGCATCTGGCTCGGCAGGGGGCGAACTGGCTGGTCGTTCGTCGGAGGGCACGGCTGCTCAGGAGCAAAATGCGAGTGCCGCAGGCGAACGGGTCGCGCTGCACGTGGATCGGGCGCGAGGCCCCGGACCCCGGCGACTCGCCGGACGCGATTAGGCCTCGGGTGCGGCAGCCGAGGCCTCGGCGGCGAGGCGTGCCCGACTTTTTTTGCGCCGCGAGGCAGGGAGTCTGTCGCCGGCTTCTCCGCCGTCGCCGTAGCCCCCCTCGGAATAACCTCCGTAGGGATTGCCGTAGCCGTACTCGTACCCGTAACCGCCGGGTTTGCGGATCGGCACGCCGTTGACGACCACGCCCAGCCGCTTCGCCCGCACTTGCCATAATTCGTTGCGAGCGGCTTGACTGAGACGCCGCGTAGCCCGCTCGGCCCGCAGCACGAGCAGCGTCGCGTCGCTCATTGCGGCGATGACACGGGCGTCGGCGACCGGCATGACAGGGGGCGAGTCGATCAGAATGCGGTCGTAGTGCTCGCTGAGCTGCGTCACCAAGTCGCCGAAGAAGCCGTTGTTCAAGAGCTCGACCGGATGCGAAGGAATCGGTCCGCAGGGGAGCAGCGACAAGAGATCCACCTCGGTCGGCACGATCGCCTCGCTCGCCGGGCGGCGTTCGCCCAAGACGGTCGACAGCCCGATCGCCGCCTCGGCGGCGAAAATGACGTGCTGCCGCGGTTTGCGCATGTCGGCGTCGATCAACAGCACCTTCTGGCCCGCCTGGGCCATGGCGATCGCCAGATTGCTGGCGACGGTGCTTTTGCCGTCGCCGGGCGAGGGCGAGGTGATGCAAATCACTCGCGCGTCGGCGCCCCCCAGTCCAAAGTGGAACGCAGTGCGCAGCGTACGAATCGATTCGCTGAGCGACGACCGAGGCGAATTGACGAGGATCATGCCCGCTTCGGCGCGGTCTTTGACGCCCGGGGCCAGGGGCAACGCCCCCAGCACCGGCAACTGCAACGCGTCGGCGATCTCGTCGGCCGACTTCAGGCGGTGATCCAGCAGATTTCGCAGCCAGCCCAGGCCGAAGCCGACCAGGGATCCCAGCAGCCCGCCGATCCCGATGAACCGGCTGGGGATCGGGTAGCTGGGCAGCAGCGCGGGTCGCGCGATTTCCATCCGGCTAACGTTGATGGCCCCGACTTGTTCGGTGAGGTTGAGGTTCTTGATCTGATCGTCCAGAACGTCGTTCTCTTTTTCCGATCGCGCTTGGGCCTCCTGCAACGACGCCAATTGCAGGGCCAGTCCGCTCACCTCTTTGGCTTCGGCGAATTGCCGATCGTAGCTTCGCTGCAACTCGGCGTACTTGTGTTCCAGAAGTTCGAATTGCTGCTTTACCGAATCGACGTATGCGGCGATCATTCCCGCACGATCTTCGGCAAGCTTTTGCGTCTGTTCCTCCAGCCGTTTCTGCCACGTGGCGAGAGATTCCGTCAGCAGCCGCACGCGCGGATGTCCGTCTCCCCACCGGGACTGCTCGGCCGCAATCTGCATCTCGACGCTTTGAATCTGATTTTGCAGCCCCAGCAGGACTTGCTCCTTCACCCCTTCGGACTTCTGAGCCATTTCGGCCAGCAGCGGGCGCAGCGCCGGCGACTCGTACATTCGTTGCACCCGGCTGTACAACGCCTTGGCTTCCAGCAGTTCGATTTCAGTCGAGTTCAATTCGTCGTTGAGCGTCGCAAAGCGGTCGTTGACCACGTTGCCGCTGCGGACCTGGACGGCCAATTCCGGATGATCGCTGCGGAACGCTTCCAGCGCCTTTCGCCGCGCTTCCAGGTCCTCGCTGCGGCGCTGCTTTTCGGAACGCAGCAGCCCCAGGATCTCGACGGCGTTGTTCTTGCGATCCTCGGCGTACTTGGAGATGTACGCGTCGACGATCGCGTTGACGATTTGCGGGGCGTCGGTGCGGCTCGGCAGTTCGATCGCGATGCGGATGATTTCGTCGTTGGCGCCGACCACGACCCGCAACGCTTCGCGAATCAGCCCGATGGGATTATCGGCGGTGCGGATCGTCTCGAGTTGCTTGATCTCGGGGGCGTCGATCGCGGCCGCAATGACCGACGTCGAGCGAATGATCTCCGCCTGCGTGAACAGATAGGAGGACGAGTGACCGATGCTTAGGTCGTTGTCGAGAATCCGCGGCATGTTCCGTTCGACGTAGATGTCGGACTGGCTCGTGTAGCGCGGTTCGGCGCGCTCCAGCAGAATCCACCCGACGCCGGCGCCCAGCAGCATGAACGTCAGAATGAGCCACCGGCTGCGCCACGCGAGCGCCAGCAGGTTGACCTCGCTTCGCGGCGCGTTCGCACGCGAGTCGCCGTGAACGGGTTCCGGCGTCAGGGCGAACGGGTCAGTCTGGACGAGCGACGTAGAGGACATGCGGCCCACGAATCGGAGTTCTAGCGGCAGGGCGGCTTGCGGCTTGCCGACGCCGACGACCGCAAACGGACTTACTCCGCAGTCTACACACGCGCTGCAAGACCGACAAACGACCGGCCGGTATTGGGCCCCGAATTCAGCCCCAAAACGCCCGAACGTGACGGTTGCAACGGTCGTTACGACGACGACCGCTGGCGCCGGCTCAAGCGACGGACGGCCCGGAATTGCAAGTCGTTTTCATACGACCTTGGGCGTTTGACTCCCCCCCCGAGCGACCTAGGTTAGTGCGGCTGGATTTCCGACGTTCGGCAGGCACGCTTGCGTTTCCAAGGCCGGAATTGCGCGCTTGCCCGAGTTTGCTATCGCTCCGATTCGTCACGCAGTGCTTGATTCGGTACCTCCATGATTCCGCTCCTTGCTTTCAGTTTGTCGTACATCCTCATCGACGTTGCGTTGGGGCTGACCTCGCTCGTCGTCGGGTTCGTCGCTGCGCTTGTCTACGCTCGGCATGCGCACGGATCCCGGACGGCGAGTGAGCCATCCGACGAACGACGCCAACTCGTTCAAGCCAATGACAACGAACGGACCGCAATGGCCGCTCAGCAGTTGCGCAGCTTGGCCCACGAAATGGCCAGCGACGTCGGCGCCCATTGTCAGGTCATGGACGGGATTTCCTCGGAACTCGGCGCACTGAAGTTAAACGAAGGGGACGGCCTGGCCGTCAACTCGGCCGTCGCCCGCATCTTGTCGGCCAATTCGCAGTTGCGTTTTCGACTCGATGAGGCGGAACGAAAGATCGCCGCTCAGGCCGAAGAAATCCGCACACAGCAGTTCGAGGCCCGCACCGACGTGCTGACCGGGCTGGCGAATCGCCGAGCGTTCGATGACGAAGTCCGGCGCCTGTTGAAAGCGTTTGCAACTCAGGGGCGAGTTTTTTCGCTGCTGATCCTCGACGTCGACCACTTCAAGAAATTTAACGACACGCATGGCCATCAGGCCGGCGACGAGGTGCTGCGGGCCGTCGGCTTGACCCTGCGATCGGTCGTCAAGTCGGGCGACTTGGCATGTCGCTACGGCGGCGAAGAATTTGCGGTCGTTATGGTCGATACGAACGCCAAGCAGGCGCGAGTCGCCGCCGACCGCGTACGGAGAGCCATCGAGGTGATGTCGGTCGATTTCGAGGGCCGCCGCCTGAGCGTGACGGCCAGCATTGGCGTCGCCCAAATTGCGCCGCTGCAGGATGCCGCCCAATTGATCCGTCGCGCCGACGACGCCGTCTATGCGTCGAAGAAGGCGGGACGTAACGCCGGCCACTGGCACGCCGGAACGGAGTGCCTGCCGCTCGATCAGGACGCTCGGCCGGTTGAAATTCCCGTGACTCAGCCGGTTGACAAGAAACCGATCTTGGCGACCCCCGTCGGCGACTTCGGCGATCGGTTCCGTAAGTTGCCGGACCATCGCGTCATGGCCGACGAACTTGGGCGACGAATCTCCGAGAGTCTGCGGTTCGGGGTTCCGCTCGCTCTGACCCGGATGGAGGTCGTCGACTTCGACAGCCTGGAGAGCTCGTACGGCGAGGCGGTCGGGGACCTCATCCTCGACTCCGTCGTGGCGTTCATCCGCTCGAATCTTCGCGATATGGACCTGCTGGCCCGCATGGGACGCGGGCAGTTTGCCATTATGCTGCCCGGCAGCGGGACAGACGAAGCGGCCAATGTCGTACGCCGCGTGGCGACCGTCTTGGCGTCGGCCCCGGTCCCCATCGGGGGGAAGCAGTTGGTGCTCAAACTCAAGTCGGGAATCGCCAACGCCAAAGCCGGCGACGACGCGGCGTCGCTGCTCGACCGGGCTGCGCTCGCGATGGATTCCAAGACGCTCGTTCCCGCGGGCGTTTGACGGCTTGTCGGCCATGCCGGCGGGCCGGAGCGGACTTGCTCGACTGGCCGGGTTGCGCTCGTGCCGGTATCCTCGACCAGGGAACTGCCCCTGCAGCGTCAGGACTCCGTTCGAGAGGCCGCAAGCCCCTCTGCGGAGTCGCTTGCCTTTTCGCCGGTGCCATGGCTGAGATCCCTCAACCCCCGCCGCCTCCCGTCGCGCCTCCCCCGGGGGATTCGCGGCCGGTTGGGGCGGCTCGCTGGCAGTTCAGCTTGCTCACTCTGCTGAAGGCGATGACCCTGACGGCCGTTGCCTGCGGCGCGGCGGTCGTCCTGCCGTACTCGCTCACGCTGCTGGCGACCGGAGCGCTGTGGATCGTCGGCGCCGGGTGGCTTGCCGCTGGAGTCGTCTTTGCACGGGGAGACGTTCAGGCCTTCTGCATCGGCGGCTCGGTCGTCGTGCTGAGCATGTGGACCCAGGCCGGCGGGCGGATGCTGGAAGGGGTGCGGATGCTGTTTCGTCCTTGGGGAGCCTTTGACTTAGGGACCCCGACAACGGCGTGGCTGGAACTGGCAATCGTGACCCTGGCCGTGGCGGCCAACGGCTGGCTGGGCGTTCGTGCGCGCCGCTACTTCCAGACCCGGTGAGGCGGTCGTTGT from Pirellulales bacterium includes these protein-coding regions:
- a CDS encoding O-antigen ligase family protein, which encodes MPRRRIQLDALSPPPASQVDVAFEGIVYALLLFMPAAFGAVEAWSELIVSAGVAAAVLAAAFRSVQTGSWRPPSRAAWIALIGVALLPTYALWQSIPLPQSVVSTIAPATAEAYAEQLADVAAPPAEISLSLNRGATARRARLLAVAAALFAIAATLRSEPAVKRMLAAMFLVGVAEGVVALLHIVTGATQIYGAYGSPGGRVTSGSFVNYSNFSQFMNLAIGAGAALWTMQLARNSRNGDAGVSLTTVQNELRRHGWLVAGLVLTAIAVLTSLSRNGAISLAAATVAAGSLMWRRGALSWRGWALAVIPVAVFGVLTLTALDVVYERMATLRDGEQALGRWEMTLGALRAWQAFPLWGVGFDAHAVVFPLFDSAVSASIAEHADNDWAQWLEETGLVGAALAAVLLAALGTIAWRLMFRGRRSSSHATFGLALGLIAVGIHSATDFGQRLPAVFAMTALSCGLLVALERLERRRNGEGATDEMFTELPWPRALRCSGPLLAALALAATGVVWGAYRAYVAERWWWAATGFESRIAAAEDIVAPEQYADLLAAAENAVAWAPDNAEYRFWLNAYRWQALQGAFAAEEDEAVDPEAVVAARQIADDLAAGRALAPTYGPPVALEGELRLFVLGEERGADLIRRAVRLAPYDPTAALVAGQLAIRDGQIDEARRQLDRAVKLAPGSYPDVARAYLLDFNQPDWVRALAGDDPGRLAAAARIAEEEPSLAEIAAALGTEAEAALRARVAADRAAAGELAALAALDAARGDFAEAEQLYRRALGLEYGQIGWRLELARLLASQERYDDAVREAKIILRLRPKHPQAERLVGEWSVKVPPVPETIFTPTQPSHDDL
- a CDS encoding polysaccharide biosynthesis tyrosine autokinase, producing MSSTSLVQTDPFALTPEPVHGDSRANAPRSEVNLLALAWRSRWLILTFMLLGAGVGWILLERAEPRYTSQSDIYVERNMPRILDNDLSIGHSSSYLFTQAEIIRSTSVIAAAIDAPEIKQLETIRTADNPIGLIREALRVVVGANDEIIRIAIELPSRTDAPQIVNAIVDAYISKYAEDRKNNAVEILGLLRSEKQRRSEDLEARRKALEAFRSDHPELAVQVRSGNVVNDRFATLNDELNSTEIELLEAKALYSRVQRMYESPALRPLLAEMAQKSEGVKEQVLLGLQNQIQSVEMQIAAEQSRWGDGHPRVRLLTESLATWQKRLEEQTQKLAEDRAGMIAAYVDSVKQQFELLEHKYAELQRSYDRQFAEAKEVSGLALQLASLQEAQARSEKENDVLDDQIKNLNLTEQVGAINVSRMEIARPALLPSYPIPSRFIGIGGLLGSLVGFGLGWLRNLLDHRLKSADEIADALQLPVLGALPLAPGVKDRAEAGMILVNSPRSSLSESIRTLRTAFHFGLGGADARVICITSPSPGDGKSTVASNLAIAMAQAGQKVLLIDADMRKPRQHVIFAAEAAIGLSTVLGERRPASEAIVPTEVDLLSLLPCGPIPSHPVELLNNGFFGDLVTQLSEHYDRILIDSPPVMPVADARVIAAMSDATLLVLRAERATRRLSQAARNELWQVRAKRLGVVVNGVPIRKPGGYGYEYGYGNPYGGYSEGGYGDGGEAGDRLPASRRKKSRARLAAEASAAAPEA
- a CDS encoding GGDEF domain-containing protein; this translates as MIPLLAFSLSYILIDVALGLTSLVVGFVAALVYARHAHGSRTASEPSDERRQLVQANDNERTAMAAQQLRSLAHEMASDVGAHCQVMDGISSELGALKLNEGDGLAVNSAVARILSANSQLRFRLDEAERKIAAQAEEIRTQQFEARTDVLTGLANRRAFDDEVRRLLKAFATQGRVFSLLILDVDHFKKFNDTHGHQAGDEVLRAVGLTLRSVVKSGDLACRYGGEEFAVVMVDTNAKQARVAADRVRRAIEVMSVDFEGRRLSVTASIGVAQIAPLQDAAQLIRRADDAVYASKKAGRNAGHWHAGTECLPLDQDARPVEIPVTQPVDKKPILATPVGDFGDRFRKLPDHRVMADELGRRISESLRFGVPLALTRMEVVDFDSLESSYGEAVGDLILDSVVAFIRSNLRDMDLLARMGRGQFAIMLPGSGTDEAANVVRRVATVLASAPVPIGGKQLVLKLKSGIANAKAGDDAASLLDRAALAMDSKTLVPAGV